A single genomic interval of Helianthus annuus cultivar XRQ/B chromosome 6, HanXRQr2.0-SUNRISE, whole genome shotgun sequence harbors:
- the LOC110886451 gene encoding UPF0664 stress-induced protein C29B12.11c, which translates to MALNPNLYPNGMPVAFVNEMFVLIRDGVEFEVDKIAGASGGTVKAKGKIYLSNIRMVFVADKPTGNFIAFDMPLLYVHGEKFNQPIFHCNNISGLVEPVVPEGQPAALYSTHSFKILFKEGGCGTFVPLFFNLIKSVRQYNQQFTAAASAPPDPLRAAETPVDEMMRCAYVDPNDPTRIFLQQPTSDAQLRRRTYHPQSEQS; encoded by the exons ATGGCGCTTAACCCTAATCTGTACCCTAACGGGATGCCCGTAGCATTCGTCAACGAGATGTTCGTCTTGATCAGAGACGGTGTCGAGTTTGAGGTTGACAAGATCGCTGG GGCTTCTGGAGGGACTGTGAAAGCGAAGGGGAAGATATATTTGTCAAATATTCGCATGGTGTTTGTTGCTGATAAGCCTACAGGGAACTTTATTGCTTTTGACATGCCCCTG CTTTATGTTCATGGAGAAAAATTTAACCAACCGATATTTCACTGCAACAACATATCTGGACTTGTGGAGCCT GTAGTCCCAGAGGGGCAGCCCGCGGCCTTATACTCCACTCACTCGTTCAAGATTTTGTTCAAGGAAGGGGGTTGTGGAACATTTGTGCCATTGTTCTTTAATTTGATAAAATCTGTGAGACAGTATAATCAACAGTTTACTGCTGCTGCTTCTGCTCCTCCTGATCCTTTAAGAGCAGCAGAAACTCCAGTTGATGAAATGATGAGATGCGC ATATGTGGATCCGAATGATCCAACAAGGATCTTTCTGCAGCAGCCGACTTCAGATGCACAGCTGAGACGCCGTACATATCATCCTCAATCTGAGCAATCCTAA
- the LOC110886452 gene encoding uncharacterized protein LOC110886452 isoform X4 has protein sequence MDQKTWLWKKRYAKKSIDANSESENEAELVTTFSAENVHYITSKRFGSMQTTTTDDSDEPLKLALAMALLRSKLVNKTSETSHPPSDTSSSEALKWKCKIEKLNLVIKELVKEKDEEKERFNRINAGLLAEKEKDKVDKDAMLQIEAMLTATVRR, from the exons ATGGACCAAAAAACATGGCTTTGGAAGAAAAGATATGCCAAGAAGTCGATCGACGCAAACAGTGAATCTGAAAATGAGGCAGAG CTTGTCACTACATTTAGTGCGGAAAATGTGCACTACATTACAAGCAAACG ATTCGGTAGTATGCAAACCACCACCACCGACGATTCAGATGAACCGTTGAAGCTCGCTCTAGCAATGGCTCTTCTTCGTTCTAAGCTCGTGAACAAAACTTCTGAAACTTCTCATCCTCCATCTGATACCTCCAGTTCTGAAGCTCTCAAATGGAAATGCAAG ATTGAAAAGTTGAACTTAGTTATCAAGGAACTCGTTAaggagaaagatgaagaaaaagaaaggtttaATAGAATTAATGCGGGGTTgctggctgaaaaagaaaaagataaggTGGATAAAGATGCTATGCTACAAATTGAAGCTATGTTAACAGCTACAGTTCGAAGATAG
- the LOC110886452 gene encoding uncharacterized protein LOC110886452 isoform X1 codes for MNHFGQVPFRPIPFRTDVNHFDPYRFKPTRAVLTRTVSTSTVSNRNEMCKNFPCVIERLHMQIRTHQDGASEQQIMDQKTWLWKKRYAKKSIDANSESENEAELVTTFSAENVHYITSKRFGSMQTTTTDDSDEPLKLALAMALLRSKLVNKTSETSHPPSDTSSSEALKWKCKIEKLNLVIKELVKEKDEEKERFNRINAGLLAEKEKDKVDKDAMLQIEAMLTATVRR; via the exons aTGAACCATTTCGGCCAGGTACCGTTTCGACCAATACCGTTTCGAACCGACGtgaaccatttcgacccgtaccgtttcaaacCGACGCGAgccgttttgacccgtaccgtttcgaccagtaccgtttcgaatcgaaatGAAATGTGCAAGAACTTTCCTTGCGTTATTGAAAGACTACACATGCAGATAAGAACACATCAAGATGGTGCCAGTG AGCAGCAAATTATGGACCAAAAAACATGGCTTTGGAAGAAAAGATATGCCAAGAAGTCGATCGACGCAAACAGTGAATCTGAAAATGAGGCAGAG CTTGTCACTACATTTAGTGCGGAAAATGTGCACTACATTACAAGCAAACG ATTCGGTAGTATGCAAACCACCACCACCGACGATTCAGATGAACCGTTGAAGCTCGCTCTAGCAATGGCTCTTCTTCGTTCTAAGCTCGTGAACAAAACTTCTGAAACTTCTCATCCTCCATCTGATACCTCCAGTTCTGAAGCTCTCAAATGGAAATGCAAG ATTGAAAAGTTGAACTTAGTTATCAAGGAACTCGTTAaggagaaagatgaagaaaaagaaaggtttaATAGAATTAATGCGGGGTTgctggctgaaaaagaaaaagataaggTGGATAAAGATGCTATGCTACAAATTGAAGCTATGTTAACAGCTACAGTTCGAAGATAG
- the LOC110883240 gene encoding uncharacterized protein LOC110883240, protein MVDYFVEDPKYNKDIFQHIFRMSKHLFLKIVSDVEANDSWFQEALDARGRKGFTPLQKVTSAIKQLTTGSTLDENNEYLHMAERTSRKCLEYFCDTVCKIYAPEFLRRPTSHDMTLLYEAYEEKHHLPDDDNAIAPIHIRDPPVEPALDDTVLDELMDEDTHWRLKHDLMNHLASQDLPHLLVDSDED, encoded by the exons ATGGTGGATTATTTTGTCGAAGACCCGAAATACAACAAAGATATTTTTCAGCATATTTTCCGTATGTCGAAACATTTGTTTCTAAAAATTGTGAGCGATGTGGAAGCGAACGACTCGTGGTTTCAAGAGGCCCTCGATGCGCGAGGTAGGAAGGGCTTTAcgccgttgcaaaaggttacaTCGGCTATTAAACAGCTCACAACTGGTAGCACTCTAGACGAGAACAATGAGTACTTGCATATGGCCGAAAGAACTTCCCGCAAGTGCCTAGAATATTTTTGCGACACGGTTTGCAAAATATACGCTCCGGAGTTCTTACGTAGACCGACAAGCCACGACATGACACTTTTATACGAAGCTTATGAGGAAAAACATCACCTTCCAG acgACGACAACGCGATAGCACCGATACACATTCGGGATCCTCCGGTCGAGCCCGCTCTAGACGATACGGTGTTGGACGAGCTAATGGATGAAGACACacattggagactaaaacacgatctcaTGAATCATCTCGCAAGTCAAGATTTACCCCACCTTTTGGTCGATTCCGACGAAGACTAG
- the LOC110886452 gene encoding uncharacterized protein LOC110886452 isoform X5, translating to MPRSRSTQTVNLKMRQRDYWQLVTTFSAENVHYITSKRFGSMQTTTTDDSDEPLKLALAMALLRSKLVNKTSETSHPPSDTSSSEALKWKCKIEKLNLVIKELVKEKDEEKERFNRINAGLLAEKEKDKVDKDAMLQIEAMLTATVRR from the exons ATGCCAAGAAGTCGATCGACGCAAACAGTGAATCTGAAAATGAGGCAGAG GGATTACTGGCAGCTTGTCACTACATTTAGTGCGGAAAATGTGCACTACATTACAAGCAAACG ATTCGGTAGTATGCAAACCACCACCACCGACGATTCAGATGAACCGTTGAAGCTCGCTCTAGCAATGGCTCTTCTTCGTTCTAAGCTCGTGAACAAAACTTCTGAAACTTCTCATCCTCCATCTGATACCTCCAGTTCTGAAGCTCTCAAATGGAAATGCAAG ATTGAAAAGTTGAACTTAGTTATCAAGGAACTCGTTAaggagaaagatgaagaaaaagaaaggtttaATAGAATTAATGCGGGGTTgctggctgaaaaagaaaaagataaggTGGATAAAGATGCTATGCTACAAATTGAAGCTATGTTAACAGCTACAGTTCGAAGATAG
- the LOC110886454 gene encoding serine/threonine-protein kinase akt-2, with the protein MAAALECWSSRTSTDEDTVEQGLMRTADRSESSTAAAFETSSSSSSPSASVAGAGKDGSVMQKKLQKLSRNVSEAIASLKNSLNLDPARDSNPTRIDACRKNVWGSVVRNLTQLYPGSQLPEKLVSSIRKHFDSLPLSYSQAGFEMKDVFLHVRLIEQASGDDDPAFMIQEVSEDQVQGSVFKLTFACNSSLSWPVMSGSLDSASICCKKIQIFEKKGFTLGVVLLLVQPGQEKMFKSLVETALKSALKKPTKTNSMKLAFGLCGCQEEGTKGKQFGEIEDDSNEQSYRNEAEGVASTCSKLKLQMPLPSSSIVISVDEWQTVQSGADEIKKWLLNPDSLEFVDQIGFGTFKGTYKGKKVGIEKLKGCEKGNSYEFEIRKDLLEFMTCGHKNILQFYGVCIDDVHGLCVVNKLMEGGSVHDRIMVKNKKIQMKEVIRIAADVAEGIKFMNDHGVAYRDLNTQRILLDKNGNACLGDMGIVSACKNAGEAMEYETDGYRWLAPEIIAGDPETVTETWMSNVFSFGMVVWEMMTGEAAYAALSPVQATVGIAACGLRPDIPKDCPQHLRSLLNKCWHNTPSKRPTFSEILVSLTRPNK; encoded by the exons ATGGCAGCTGCACTCGAATGCTGGTCTAGCCGTACCAGCACCGATGAAGACACAGTAGAGCAAGGTCTCATGCGGACCGCCGACAGATCGGAATCTTCAACCGCCGCCGCATTTGAAACGTCGTCGTCTTCCTCCTCCCCCTCCGCCTCCGTCGCCGGCGCCGGAAAAGATGGGTCGGTGATGCAGAAGAAGCTGCAGAAGCTCAGCCGCAATGTTTCGGAAGCCATTGCTTCGTTGAAGAACTCGTTGAATCTTGACCCGGCCCGGGATTCTAACCCGACCCGGATCGATGCTTGTAGGAAAAATGTCTGGGGGAGTGTTGTCAGGAATTTGACTCAGTTGTATCCCGGAAGTCAACTCCCGGAGAAGTTGGTGTCTAGTATAAGAAAACATTTTGACTCCTTGCCCCTCAG TTATTCACAAGCAGGATTTGAAATGAAGGATGTGTTCTTACATGTTAGATTAATAGAACAAGCATCTGGAGATGATGATCCAGCTTTTATGATACAAGAGGTATCAGAGGATCAAGTTCAAGGGTCGGTTTTCAAACTCACATTCGCGTGTAACTCATCACTTTCCTGGCCTGTAATGTCAGGATCATTAGATTCTGCTTCAATTTGTTGCAAAAAGATACAAATCTTTGAGAAAAAAGGCTTCACTTTAGGAGTTGTTCTTCTTTTAGTACAACCCGGGCAAGAGAAAATGTTCAAATCGCTAGTTGAAACCGCGTTAAAATCGGCTTTGAAGAAGCCGACGAAGACGAATTCGATGAAGCTCGCGTTTGGGCTTTGCGGGTGTCAAGAAGAAGGTACGAAAGGTAAACAGTTCGGGGAAATCGAAGACGATAGTAACGAGCAAAGTTACCGAAATGAGGCTGAGGGTGTAGCTTCGACTTGTTCAAAGTTGAAACTTCAAATGCCTTTACCGAGTTCTTCGATTGTAATATCGGTTGACGAGTGGCAGACTGTTCAATCCGGAGCCGATGAGATCAAGAAATGGTTGTTAAATCCCGATAGTCTAGAGTTTGTTGATCAAATCGGTTTTGGGACGTTTAAAGGAACGTATAAAGGTAAAAAGGTCGGGATCGAGAAGTTAAAAGGGTGTGAAAAGGGAAATTCATATGAATTCGAGATCCGAAAAGATCTTCTAGAGTTTATGACATGTGGGCATAAGAACATTTTGCAATTCTATGGTGTATGCATAGATGATGTTCATGGTTTATGTGTCGTGAATAAGTTGATGGAGGGTGGATCGGTTCATGATCGTATAATGGTGAAGAACAAAAAGATTCAAATGAAAGAGGTCATACGAATCGCTGCTGATGTGGCGGAAGGGATCAAGTTCATGAATGATCATGGTGTTGCTTATAGAGACCTTAACACACAAAGGATTTTGTTGGATAAAAACGGGAATGCCTGTTTAGGGGATATGGGCATTGTCTCCGCTTGTAAAAATGCCGGTGAAGCTATGGAATATGAAACCGATGGTTACCGTTGGCTTGCTCCCGAG ATCATCGCTGGTGATCCAGAAACAGTAACAGAGACATGGATGAGTAACGTGTTTAGTTTCGGAATGGTGGTATGGGAGATGATGACAGGGGAGGCAGCGTATGCTGCATTGTCACCCGTTCAAGCGACTGTCGGTATTGCTGCATGTGGGCTCAGACCCGACATCCCAAAAGACTGTCCGCAACATCTCAGATCGCTATTGAACAAATGCTGGCATAATACGCCTTCCAAACGGCCAACGTTTTCAGAGATTCTTGTGTCGTTGACTCGACCCAACAAGTGA
- the LOC110886452 gene encoding uncharacterized protein LOC110886452 isoform X3 — protein sequence MVPVQIMDQKTWLWKKRYAKKSIDANSESENEAELVTTFSAENVHYITSKRFGSMQTTTTDDSDEPLKLALAMALLRSKLVNKTSETSHPPSDTSSSEALKWKCKIEKLNLVIKELVKEKDEEKERFNRINAGLLAEKEKDKVDKDAMLQIEAMLTATVRR from the exons ATGGTGCCAGTG CAAATTATGGACCAAAAAACATGGCTTTGGAAGAAAAGATATGCCAAGAAGTCGATCGACGCAAACAGTGAATCTGAAAATGAGGCAGAG CTTGTCACTACATTTAGTGCGGAAAATGTGCACTACATTACAAGCAAACG ATTCGGTAGTATGCAAACCACCACCACCGACGATTCAGATGAACCGTTGAAGCTCGCTCTAGCAATGGCTCTTCTTCGTTCTAAGCTCGTGAACAAAACTTCTGAAACTTCTCATCCTCCATCTGATACCTCCAGTTCTGAAGCTCTCAAATGGAAATGCAAG ATTGAAAAGTTGAACTTAGTTATCAAGGAACTCGTTAaggagaaagatgaagaaaaagaaaggtttaATAGAATTAATGCGGGGTTgctggctgaaaaagaaaaagataaggTGGATAAAGATGCTATGCTACAAATTGAAGCTATGTTAACAGCTACAGTTCGAAGATAG
- the LOC110886452 gene encoding uncharacterized protein LOC110886452 isoform X2 has translation MVPVSSKLWTKKHGFGRKDMPRSRSTQTVNLKMRQRDYWQLVTTFSAENVHYITSKRFGSMQTTTTDDSDEPLKLALAMALLRSKLVNKTSETSHPPSDTSSSEALKWKCKIEKLNLVIKELVKEKDEEKERFNRINAGLLAEKEKDKVDKDAMLQIEAMLTATVRR, from the exons ATGGTGCCAGTG AGCAGCAAATTATGGACCAAAAAACATGGCTTTGGAAGAAAAGATATGCCAAGAAGTCGATCGACGCAAACAGTGAATCTGAAAATGAGGCAGAG GGATTACTGGCAGCTTGTCACTACATTTAGTGCGGAAAATGTGCACTACATTACAAGCAAACG ATTCGGTAGTATGCAAACCACCACCACCGACGATTCAGATGAACCGTTGAAGCTCGCTCTAGCAATGGCTCTTCTTCGTTCTAAGCTCGTGAACAAAACTTCTGAAACTTCTCATCCTCCATCTGATACCTCCAGTTCTGAAGCTCTCAAATGGAAATGCAAG ATTGAAAAGTTGAACTTAGTTATCAAGGAACTCGTTAaggagaaagatgaagaaaaagaaaggtttaATAGAATTAATGCGGGGTTgctggctgaaaaagaaaaagataaggTGGATAAAGATGCTATGCTACAAATTGAAGCTATGTTAACAGCTACAGTTCGAAGATAG